The Primulina tabacum isolate GXHZ01 chromosome 16, ASM2559414v2, whole genome shotgun sequence genome window below encodes:
- the LOC142528654 gene encoding putative pentatricopeptide repeat-containing protein At1g26500: MLRFTKISRPPISHFILRLPSFATTAEDAASPPPTRSLVASVNESHLIKVCTVLYQQQNSPNTKLQASLSKIPFNLNHEFFLQVCLRFPYSWCPVYKFYRFSISQPHFTHTSTTFNKMLDVVAKSRNIEILWDLCQETGKLHLVNIKTYIIALRTLAAARELKKCVEFFHMMNGFGYEYKVETFNKVVEVLCRNKLVLEAKHLVLKLKGVIKPDGETYRWLVYGFCDVGDLIEASKVWNLMVDEGFKPDVNSVNVMLETLFKSNSFNEALKLFQSMRVKRMDDLGVSTYGLVIKWLCKRGKIGDSYAILEEMKMRGLNLDNKILGSIIYGAMSRGRVVEGYKIFQGVEMPDISVYNGMIKGLLRLKKAGEATQVFREMIGQGCEPTMHTYIMLLQGHLGNRGRKGDDPLINFDTIFVGGLVKAGKSLQATKYVERVMDRKVEVPRFDYNKFLHYFSNEEGVIMFEAMAEKFREVGLFDLADIFARYGQKMATRDRRRNITIDDISCSSNCRET, translated from the coding sequence ATGCTCCGGTTCACAAAAATCAGCAGACCTCCCATAAGCCACTTCATTCTCCGTCTTCCATCTTTTGCCACCACCGCCGAGGACGCTGCTTCTCCTCCTCCGACTCGAAGTTTGGTAGCGTCAGTGAATGAATCTCACCTGATCAAGGTGTGCACTGTCCTCTATCAGCAGCAAAATTCTCCCAACACTAAGCTCCAGGCCAGCCTCTCCAAAATCCCTTTCAATCTCAACCACGAGTTCTTCCTTCAAGTGTGCCTTAGATTCCCATATTCATGGTGCCCAGTATACAAATTCTACCGATTCTCAATTTCCCAACCTCATTTCACCCACACCTCCACCACCTTCAACAAGATGCTTGATGTTGTGGCAAAGTCGAGAAATATTGAGATCTTATGGGATCTCTGTCAAGAAACTGGAAAACTCCATTTAGTGAACATCAAGACATATATAATTGCATTGAGAACTCTAGCTGCTGCAAGGGAGTTAAAGAAATGTGTGGAGTTTTTTCATATGATGAATGGATTTGGTTATGAATATAAAGTTGAAACCTTTAACAAGGTAGTGGAAGTTTTGTGCAGAAATAAGCTTGTTCTGGAGGCCAAGCATCTTGTGTTGAAGTTGAAGGGTGTTATTAAGCCTGATGGTGAGACTTATAGATGGTTGGTATATGGTTTTTGTGATGTTGGTGATTTGATTGAGGCCTCAAAGGTGTGGAATTTGATGGTGGATGAAGGTTTTAAACCAGATGTTAATTCTGTCAACGTTATGTTGGAAACCCTTTTCAAGAGCAACAGTTTTAATGAGGCATTGAAGCTCTTTCAATCAATGAGAGTGAAAAGAATGGACGATTTGGGAGTTTCGACTTATGGGCTAGTGATCAAGTGGCTCTGTAAAAGAGGCAAGATTGGGGACAGTTATGCAATACTTGAGGAGATGAAGATGAGGGGACTGAATCTTGATAATAAGATATTGGGATCAATAATCTATGGGGCCATGAGTAGAGGAAGGGTTGTGGAGGGTTACAAGATCTTTCAAGGGGTTGAAATGCCAGATATAAGTGTGTACAACGGGATGATTAAGGGGCTTTTGAGATTAAAGAAGGCAGGCGAAGCAACACAAGTATTTCGGGAGATGATCGGGCAAGGGTGTGAGCCTACTATGCATACGTATATCATGTTATTGCAAGGACATCTGGGGAATAGAGGAAGGAAAGGAGATGATCCATTGATTAATTTCGACACCATTTTTGTTGGAGGTTTGGTGAAAGCAGGGAAATCACTGCAAGCAACAAAATATGTGGAGAGGGTGATGGATAGAAAAGTTGAGGTGCCAAGATTTGACTACAACAAGTTTTTGCATTATTTTTCAAATGAGGAAGGTGTGATTATGTTTGAGGCAATGGCTGAGAAGTTCAGAGAAGTTGGATTGTTCGATTTAGCGGATATATTTGCAAGGTACGGTCAGAAAATGGCGACTAGAGATCGAAGGAGAAACATAACAATTGACGACATAAGTTGCAGTAGCAATTGCCGTGAGACTTGA
- the LOC142528655 gene encoding pentatricopeptide repeat-containing protein At1g77360, mitochondrial translates to MIKLSHCRYRCCMEGLVVSRMYSSTEVQQDSADITKSVCKIILSSSKSGLDTSLNQSGIRVSEDIVEKVLEKFENAGMLAHRFFEWAGKQRNYNHSVRAYHIMIESLAKIRQYEIVWDLVNCMNSKGMLNIETFCIIMRKYARAQKVDEAIYTFNIMKKYNVPPNLAAFNGLLSALCKSKNVRKAQEIFDGMKNQFVPDSKTYSILLEGWGRAPNLPKAREIFREMVDTHCPPDIVTYGIMVDILCKAGRTDEAVQVVKEMEFGGCQLTSFIYSVLIHTYGIENRIEDAVNTFFQMEKNRIKPDVAVYNALISAFCKANKFQNAYKVVAEMDDNGVRPNSRTCNILMSGLMYRGESDQAIKVFCKLSKICEPDADTYTMMIKMFCEREEFEMALRVWRYMKNKQFAPGMHTFSALVNGFINKADVSRACVLMEEMIERGLRPGRHTFGKLRQLLLKEGRNDVFEFLQEKMNLLVKDPLYD, encoded by the coding sequence ATGATCAAGCTAAGTCACTGTCGATATAGATGTTGCATGGAAGGACTTGTAGTTAGCAGAATGTATAGTTCGACAGAAGTACAGCAAGATTCAGCTGATATAACAAAGAGTGTCTGCAAAATTATCTTGTCCAGCTCCAAATCAGGGCTTGATACTTCACTCAACCAGAGTGGCATCCGTGTTTCTGAAGATATTGTCGAAAAGGTCCTTGAAAAGTTTGAAAATGCTGGCATGCTGGCTCATCGATTCTTTGAGTGGGCTGGCAAGCAACGAAATTATAATCATAGTGTTAGAGCTTACCATATTATGATAGAGTCTTTAGCAAAAATAAGGCAGTATGAGATAGTGTGGGATCTTGTAAACTGCATGAACAGCAAGGGAATGCTGAACATTGAAACCTTTTGTATTATTATGAGGAAGTATGCAAGGGCCCAAAAAGTGGATGAGGCTATTTATACATTTAACATAATGAAGAAGTACAATGTTCCTCCAAATTTGGCTGCATTTAATGGTTTGCTGAGTGCCTTGTGCAAGTCGAAGAATGTTAGGAAGGCTCAGGAGATTTTTGATGGCATGAAAAATCAATTTGTTCCTGACTCAAAAACTTACAGCATTTTGCTTGAAGGGTGGGGGAGGGCTCCAAATTTGCCTAAAGCTAGGGAAATTTTCAGGGAAATGGTTGATACTCATTGCCCTCCGGATATTGTGACCTACGGAATCATGGTTGATATTCTTTGCAAGGCAGGAAGGACTGATGAAGCAGTTCAAGTTGTTAAAGAGATGGAATTTGGTGGTTGTCAGCTGACATCTTTTATTTATAGTGTTTTAATTCATACATACGGGATTGAAAATAGAATTGAGGACGCCGTAAATACCTTTTTCCAAATGGAAAAAAATAGAATTAAACCTGATGTGGCAGTATATAATGCCTTAATTAGTGCTTTTTGTAAAGCAAATAAATTCCAGAATGCTTATAAGGTTGTGGCTGAGATGGATGATAATGGGGTGAGGCCTAATTCAAGGACTTGTAATATTCTCATGAGTGGTTTGATGTATCGCGGGGAATCTGATCAGGCTATTAAGGTATTCTGTAAGTTGTCCAAAATCTGTGAACCAGATGCCGACACTTACACTATGATGATAAAGATGTTTTGTGAGAGGGAAGAATTTGAGATGGCTCTCAGGGTGTGGAGATATATGAAAAACAAGCAGTTTGCTCCAGGCATGCACACATTTTCTGCACTCGTTAACGGCTTCATCAACAAGGCAGATGTCTCTAGAGCATGTGTTTTAATGGAGGAAATGATAGAAAGAGGACTCCGACCCGGTAGGCATACATTTGGGAAGCTGAGGCAACTACTTTTGAAAGAAGGGAGAAATGATGTATTTGAATTTCTGCAGGAAAAGATGAATCTTTTGGTTAAGGATCCGTTATATGATTga